One genomic region from Quercus robur chromosome 4, dhQueRobu3.1, whole genome shotgun sequence encodes:
- the LOC126722438 gene encoding uncharacterized protein LOC126722438, with product MNCPLIRHESKDPNSPHKITVKCCEDLKNYSRHIDELIEKQTSKELKNNRLRLKTSIECARWLAFQACAFRGHDESLDSKNRGNFIELIKFTSTFNDKVASVVLENTLGNAKYTSPTIQKEILHILASNVRNAICEEIGDAKFCILVDEAWDESKKEQMAIILRFVDKEGFIKEFFFHVVLSHYNLHIENIRGQGYDGASNMRGKWNGLQALFLKDCPYAYYVHCIAHRLQLALVTASREVKDVHQFFDHLVNIINIVVGSSKHNDELQHAQAEQVENMIASNEIETGRGANQWYFATSWRTRWGSHFQSICSLIKMFDVTCKVINTISEEGANYKQHGNVEGAYQVLTSFEFILILHLMKEIMRITNVLFQALQQHSQDLLNAMHLVSTTKSIIQKLRDDGWEPLLDSVISFCEQHEIDISDMNTRYTKGQGRYRRQDEDLTMEHHFRIGIFTVAIDFQLQELKSRFCELTTELVILSSALNPKNAFRLFKIVDICNLVKKYYPQDFTVHEQELLKSQL from the coding sequence ATGAATTGTCCTTTAATTCGTCACGAAAGTAAAGATCCAAACTCCCCACATAAAATTACTGTGAAATGTTGCGAGGATTTAAAGAATTATTCACGACATATTGATGAGCTAATTGAGAAACAAACGtcaaaagaattaaagaataaTCGGTTGCGGCTCAAAACCTCAATAGAGTGTGCTCGATGGCTAGCATTCCAAGCTTGTGCTTTTAGAGGTCATGATGAAAGCCTTGATTCAAAAAATAGaggtaattttattgaattgataAAATTCACATCAACTTTCAATGACAAAGTAGCTAGTGTTGTCTTGGAAAATACTCTAGGAAATGCCAAATATACATCACCCACAATTCAAAAGGAGATTTTGCATATTCTTGCTAGTAATGTGCGAAATGCTATTTGTGAAGAAATTGGGGatgcaaaattttgcattcttgtTGATGAAGCCTGGGATGAGTCGAAGAAAGAGCAAATGGCCATCATTTTGAGGTTTGTTGATAAAGAAGGTTTCATTAAAGAGTTTTTCTTTCATGTTGTCCTTTCTCATTACAACCTCCACATTGAAAATATTCGAGGTCAAGGATATGATGGGGCTAGTAACATGCGTGGTAAATGGAATGGATTACAAGctctttttcttaaagattGCCCATATGCTTATTATGTACATTGTATAGCTCATAGGTTGCAATTAGCTCTAGTTACAGCATCTAGAGAAGTAAAAGATGTTCATCAGTTCTTTGATCATTTGGTTAATATTATCAATATTGTTGTTGGTTCTAGTAAGCATAATGATGAATTGCAACATGCTCAAGCAGAACAAGTTGAGAATATGATTGCTTCTAATGAAATTGAGACTGGAAGAGGTGCAAACCAGTGGTACTTTGCAACGAGCTGGAGAACTAGGTGGGGATCtcattttcaatctatttgtAGTTTGATTAAAATGTTTGATGTTACTTGCAAAGTTATCAACACTATCTCTGAGGAAGGGGCTAACTATAAACAACACGGTAATGTCGAGGGAGCTTATCAGGTATTAacatcatttgaatttattttaatcttgcatTTGATGAAAGAGATAATGAGAATTACTAATGTTCTTTTTCAAGCTTTGCAACAACATTCTCAAGATCTTTTAAATGCCATGCATTTAGTTTCAACTACAAAATCAATAATTCAAAAGTTGAGAGATGATGGATGGGAGCCTTTACTTGATAGTGTTATATCATTTTGTGAGCAAcatgaaattgatatttctgATATGAATACTCGTTACACTAAAGGTCAAGGTAGATATCGTCGTCAAGATGAAGATTTAACAATGGAACATCATTTTAGAATTGGCATATTTACAGTTGCAATAGACTTTCAATTGCAAGAATTGAAAAGTAGATTTTGTGAGCTAACAACGGAACTTGTCATTCTTAGTTCAGCTTTAAATCCCAAGAATGCTTTTAGATTattcaaaattgttgatataTGCAATTTGGTTAAGAAATATTATCCTCAAGATTTCACTGTACATGAACAAGAACTTTTGAAGTCTCAATTGTAA